Proteins encoded together in one Ammospiza nelsoni isolate bAmmNel1 chromosome Z, bAmmNel1.pri, whole genome shotgun sequence window:
- the LOC132087035 gene encoding serine/threonine-protein kinase PAK 3-like: MLEERESFLAELQGQNAALLVKVHQLQWELEQRRQQLQQLRQQLNEECLNGQLASTTLTGPLKLSFAALGIKASALAVPTLFIEEFAQVNVVTPAHSEQMNEGSALEGAAAAAASEEDSPPQPENSSRSSSPRSFQESEKQCLRLLRSVVSVADPEEKYTGWKIIGRGGFGTVYKALDAATGQAVAVKEIDLQHQRCKEVLKEILVMREMRNPNIVTYLESYLVNEFVLLVLEYMDGGSLAIVISEKRMAVGHMATVCQECLKGLAFLHANQVIHRDIKSDNILLGRDGSVKLADFGLCALLTPEQSKRRSMVGTTCWMAPEVVRKEPYGPKVDTWSLGIVGIEMARGEAPYVWETSDRANHLIGTQGIPDVHKLSLPPALCEFLGCCLQMDVDRRGSAKELLQHPFLKLAEPLFSLL, translated from the exons ATGCTGGAGGAACGGGAAAGCTTCCTGGCAGAG ctccagggtcAGAATGCTGCTCTCTTAGTCAAGGTGCACCAGCTGCAATGGGAGCTAGAGCAAAggcggcagcagctgcagcagctgaggcagcagctgaatgAGGAGTGTCTGAATGGGCAG CTCGCCAGCACGACACTTACTGGGCCACTGAagctcagctttgctgcccTGGGCATCAAAGCTAGTGCTTTGGCTG TGCCCACTTTGTTTATTGAGGAGTTTGCTCAGGTGAACGTGGTGACCCCTGCACATTCTGAACAA ATGAACGAGGGCTCTGCCCTTGAAGGCGccgctgcagcagcagcctccgAAGAAGACTCCCCTCCGCAGCCTGAGAACtcgagcaggagcagctcacccCGCTCCTTCCAGGAGAGCGAGAAGCAGTGCCTGAGGCTGCTGA ggaGTGTGGTGAGCGTGGCAGATCCAGAAGAGAAATACACTGGATGGAAAATTATTGGCAGAGG GGGTTTTGGAACCGTTTATAAGGCCTTGGACGCTGCCACAGGACAAGCG GTGGCCGTAAAGGAAATTGATCTCCAGCACCAGCGCTGCAAGGAAGTATTGAAAGAAATCCTGGTCATGAGGGAAATGAGGAACCCCAATATTGTCACCTACCTAGAAAG CTACCTTGTCAATGAGTTTGTCCTGCTGGTGTTggagtacatggatggaggcTCTTTAGCAATAGTGATCAGCGAGAAAAGGATGGCTGTAGGACACATGGCAACTGTCTGTCAGGAG tgcctgaaAGGCCTggctttccttcatgccaaccAGGTGATCCACAGAGACATCAaaagtgacaacatccttctggGCCGGGATGGCTCCGTCAAGTTGG ctgattttggcctctgtgctctgctcacacCTGAGCAGAGTAAACGGAGGTCGATGGTGGGGACAACTTGCTGGATGGCACCCGAGGTGGTGAGAAAAGAGCCTTACGGTCCCAAAGTGGACACCTGGTCCCTTGGCATCGTGGGAATTGAAATGGCCAGAGGAGAGGCTCCTTATGTTTGGGAGACCAGTGACAGG GCTAACCACCTGATAGGCACGCAAGGCATACCAGATGTGCACAAGCTCAGCCTACCCCCTGCCTTGTGTGAAtttctgggctgctgcctgcagatgGATGTGGACAGGAGAGGCTCTGCCAAGGAACTTCTGCAG catccATTTCTCAAGCTAGCGGAGCCTCTCTTCAGCCTCCTCTGA